A portion of the Oxynema aestuarii AP17 genome contains these proteins:
- the lptB gene encoding LPS export ABC transporter ATP-binding protein, whose translation MKIVLQNVHKSYGKQAIVKRVNLSVSRGEIVGLLGPNGAGKTTTFYITTGLEKPSQGAVWLDDIEITGLAIEKRARLGIGYLAQEPSIFRHLSVSDNIRLVLEQTQVPPWEWQHRLDYLLEEFRLTKIAKTKGLYVSGGERRRTELARALASGVEGPKFLLLDEPFAGVDPIAVSEIQQIVARLRDRQMGILITDHNVRETLAIVDRAYIMHDGEILSSGTPQELYSNPLVRQYYLGDKFQL comes from the coding sequence GTGAAAATCGTACTGCAAAACGTTCATAAATCCTACGGGAAACAGGCGATCGTCAAGCGCGTCAACCTGTCGGTCTCCCGTGGGGAAATTGTCGGCTTACTCGGTCCGAACGGGGCGGGAAAAACGACCACCTTTTATATTACGACCGGGTTGGAAAAGCCCTCACAAGGGGCGGTCTGGCTCGACGACATCGAGATTACGGGTTTGGCGATCGAAAAACGCGCCCGCCTCGGAATAGGCTATCTCGCCCAAGAACCGAGTATTTTTCGCCATCTGTCCGTCAGCGACAACATCCGCCTGGTGCTCGAACAGACCCAAGTTCCCCCGTGGGAATGGCAACACCGCCTCGACTATCTCCTCGAAGAATTTCGGTTGACCAAGATTGCCAAAACTAAGGGGCTTTACGTTTCCGGGGGGGAACGACGGCGCACCGAGTTGGCGCGGGCTTTGGCTTCCGGCGTCGAAGGGCCGAAATTTCTCTTACTCGACGAACCGTTTGCGGGGGTCGATCCGATCGCCGTGTCCGAAATTCAGCAAATCGTCGCCCGATTGCGCGATCGTCAAATGGGAATTCTAATTACCGACCACAACGTTCGCGAAACTCTGGCGATCGTCGATCGCGCCTACATCATGCACGACGGCGAAATCCTCTCTTCGGGAACCCCTCAAGAACTCTACAGCAATCCTCTCGTGCGCCAATATTATTTAGGGGACAAATTTCAGCTATAG
- a CDS encoding PEP-CTERM sorting domain-containing protein (PEP-CTERM proteins occur, often in large numbers, in the proteomes of bacteria that also encode an exosortase, a predicted intramembrane cysteine proteinase. The presence of a PEP-CTERM domain at a protein's C-terminus predicts cleavage within the sorting domain, followed by covalent anchoring to some some component of the (usually Gram-negative) cell surface. Many PEP-CTERM proteins exhibit an unusual sequence composition that includes large numbers of potential glycosylation sites. Expression of one such protein has been shown restore the ability of a bacterium to form floc, a type of biofilm.) yields the protein MSYLPKRAMSAKTVLTTAGFALASAAFLAAPAKADELTVNLSDVTNSNTENYPTVEIKLSDDGMAEGTVEVTVNVVPGSTGYIGDLRGVFMNLPGGATITPVSGGPITAIEGTASDLGRIGNSAKLNGSGASFTSGIEIGSQGISGGDDYRTVTFQVSGVSLSDFTSDTFGVRMMSVGDPNGSRSLSSKTLGTAPDTVVVTNPGDGGSEPEEPVVEEPNVGEPEGPVAEEPGGGGEPVAVPEPTTMAGLALGFGGLVAARRRKMNKDA from the coding sequence ATGTCTTACTTACCGAAACGTGCCATGAGTGCCAAAACCGTTCTGACCACTGCTGGATTCGCCCTTGCTTCCGCCGCATTCCTCGCCGCTCCTGCGAAAGCCGATGAATTAACCGTCAACCTGAGCGACGTTACGAATAGCAATACCGAGAACTATCCCACCGTCGAGATTAAACTGTCTGACGACGGTATGGCAGAAGGTACCGTTGAAGTTACGGTCAACGTGGTTCCCGGATCGACTGGGTACATCGGCGACCTGCGTGGCGTGTTCATGAATCTGCCCGGTGGAGCGACCATTACCCCCGTTTCTGGTGGACCGATCACTGCTATTGAAGGTACGGCCAGCGATTTGGGTCGTATCGGTAACTCTGCCAAGTTGAATGGTTCCGGTGCGTCGTTCACCTCCGGTATCGAAATTGGTTCGCAAGGAATTTCTGGTGGCGATGACTATCGAACCGTGACCTTCCAAGTTTCTGGCGTCAGCCTCAGCGACTTCACCAGCGATACCTTTGGCGTCCGCATGATGAGCGTCGGCGACCCCAATGGTTCTCGTAGTTTGAGCAGCAAAACCTTGGGTACGGCTCCCGATACCGTGGTCGTGACCAACCCCGGAGATGGCGGTAGCGAACCGGAAGAACCCGTGGTTGAAGAACCCAATGTTGGCGAACCGGAAGGCCCGGTGGCTGAAGAACCCGGTGGCGGTGGCGAACCCGTTGCAGTTCCCGAACCGACCACGATGGCTGGCTTGGCGCTCGGTTTCGGTGGTTTAGTTGCCGCCCGTCGCCGCAAAATGAACAAAGACGCCTAA
- a CDS encoding response regulator transcription factor has protein sequence MKRILIVDDDRTLRMVLKRHLENQGYLVEDVGSGTEALKVFQRDPPPDLVVSDVMMPNMDGFEFCRRLRGSPSGQLVPFIFLSSKRDLDDRIEGHSIGADDYVIKPFEPLELVAKIEAQLERSRRIHAEMIRLMQQVTNRAGISGAIASAAAKIDGDGHSSQKLAANGNDPLGSGESSVPREEREENSEDFVPEPLPLTPAEARVFWEVIQGYTNKQIADRLFISPRTVQTHLSHILSKLDVENRAQLVRFAFENGYRPPAEPENRSS, from the coding sequence ATGAAACGAATTTTAATCGTTGATGACGACCGAACCTTGCGAATGGTGTTGAAACGCCATTTGGAAAACCAGGGATATTTAGTCGAGGACGTGGGGTCGGGAACCGAAGCCTTGAAAGTATTCCAGCGAGATCCCCCGCCCGATTTGGTCGTGTCGGACGTGATGATGCCGAATATGGACGGATTTGAATTCTGTCGGCGGTTGCGGGGGAGTCCTTCGGGGCAGTTAGTGCCGTTTATTTTCTTATCGAGTAAAAGAGATCTCGACGATCGCATCGAAGGGCATTCCATTGGAGCCGACGATTACGTGATCAAACCCTTCGAGCCCTTAGAACTGGTGGCCAAAATCGAAGCCCAGTTAGAGCGATCGCGGCGGATCCATGCGGAAATGATTCGCTTGATGCAACAAGTGACCAATCGCGCCGGAATTTCGGGAGCGATCGCCTCCGCAGCCGCCAAAATCGACGGCGACGGGCACTCCAGCCAAAAACTGGCGGCGAACGGGAATGACCCCTTGGGTTCGGGGGAATCCTCCGTCCCCCGAGAAGAGCGGGAGGAAAACAGCGAAGACTTCGTACCCGAACCCCTCCCGTTAACCCCCGCCGAAGCCCGAGTATTTTGGGAAGTGATTCAGGGCTACACCAACAAACAAATCGCCGATCGCCTGTTTATCAGTCCGCGCACGGTACAAACCCACCTGAGTCACATTTTGAGCAAACTCGACGTCGAAAACCGCGCCCAACTGGTACGATTTGCCTTTGAAAATGGATACCGACCCCCAGCCGAACCCGAAAACCGATCGTCCTAA
- a CDS encoding LptF/LptG family permease yields MDRYIASQLIGPFLFGVGSFSSVGISIGTVFDLIRRVAERGLPLEIAAEVFLLKLPDFIVLAFPMSVLLATLMTYSRLSGDSEIVALRSCGVGVYRLVLPAVFMSLLVTGITFTFNELVVPAANYRAATTLERALGREKPPFKQRNIIHTEYDKVRQENGDRVTVMKRLFYAEQFDGKRMKGLTILDRSQEPLNQIVSAESATWNFAENSWDFFNGTIYLIAPDGSYRNIVRFEHQELQLPRTPLDLASRSRDYGEMSIAQAKERLAIISQGGDEDEIRELAVRIQQKYALPFVCVVFGLVGSTLGISPRRASKATSFGLSIIIIFGYYLLAFIMNAFGQADLLSPFLAGWLPIAIGLGVGTILLVRASR; encoded by the coding sequence ATGGATCGTTACATCGCCAGCCAATTGATAGGGCCTTTCCTCTTTGGAGTAGGCTCTTTTTCATCCGTCGGCATCTCCATCGGCACCGTATTTGACTTGATTCGCCGGGTCGCCGAAAGAGGCTTGCCCCTCGAAATTGCCGCAGAAGTTTTCTTACTCAAACTGCCCGATTTTATTGTTTTAGCCTTCCCCATGTCCGTGCTGTTGGCGACTTTAATGACCTACAGCCGTTTATCGGGAGATAGCGAAATCGTCGCCTTACGCAGTTGTGGGGTCGGCGTTTATCGTTTGGTTCTCCCTGCCGTGTTCATGAGTTTGTTAGTCACGGGCATTACTTTTACCTTTAATGAATTAGTCGTCCCGGCGGCCAACTACCGCGCCGCCACGACCTTAGAAAGAGCGCTCGGACGAGAAAAACCCCCATTCAAACAACGCAATATCATTCATACGGAATACGATAAAGTTCGGCAAGAAAATGGCGATCGCGTTACGGTCATGAAACGGCTATTTTATGCGGAACAATTCGACGGCAAACGCATGAAAGGTTTGACTATTCTCGATCGCTCCCAAGAACCACTCAATCAAATCGTGTCCGCAGAATCCGCCACCTGGAATTTTGCCGAAAATAGTTGGGATTTCTTTAACGGAACCATTTATTTAATTGCGCCGGACGGTTCTTATCGCAATATCGTGCGCTTCGAGCACCAAGAATTGCAACTGCCGCGTACCCCTTTAGACCTCGCCTCGCGCAGTCGAGACTATGGCGAAATGAGCATTGCTCAAGCGAAAGAACGACTCGCAATTATTTCTCAAGGAGGGGATGAAGATGAAATTCGCGAACTCGCGGTTAGAATTCAACAAAAATATGCTTTACCCTTTGTTTGCGTCGTATTTGGCTTGGTCGGTTCCACCTTGGGAATCAGTCCGCGACGGGCGAGTAAAGCCACCAGTTTTGGCTTGAGTATTATTATTATTTTTGGCTATTATTTACTCGCTTTTATTATGAATGCCTTCGGACAAGCGGATCTGTTATCGCCGTTTCTCGCCGGGTGGTTACCGATAGCGATTGGCTTGGGAGTCGGCACGATTTTGTTAGTGCGAGCTTCGCGATAA
- a CDS encoding LptA/OstA family protein — MMSLTSFRSSPIVRLGLGVAVPFVVLGAIASPTYPQTSGNPADSRALRVRSDIQEADSNTGIVTARGNVRINYPARNMQATATQAQYFSRERRIVLTGNAYVLQDNNSIRGEKITYLIDEGRFIAVPEANQQVESIYFVTDPEAPNASAGAPPATP, encoded by the coding sequence ATGATGTCACTGACTTCGTTCCGTTCCTCACCGATCGTACGCTTGGGTTTGGGGGTCGCCGTCCCCTTCGTCGTACTCGGCGCGATCGCCTCGCCGACCTATCCTCAAACCTCCGGCAATCCCGCCGACAGTCGGGCCTTGCGGGTGCGATCGGACATTCAAGAAGCCGACTCCAACACCGGAATTGTCACCGCGCGCGGTAACGTCCGCATCAACTACCCGGCGCGCAACATGCAAGCGACCGCCACCCAAGCGCAATACTTCAGTCGCGAACGGCGGATCGTCCTGACCGGGAATGCTTACGTCCTGCAAGACAACAACAGTATTCGCGGCGAGAAAATCACCTACCTGATCGACGAAGGACGCTTTATCGCCGTCCCCGAAGCCAATCAGCAAGTCGAATCGATTTACTTCGTCACCGATCCCGAAGCCCCCAATGCTTCGGCGGGCGCCCCTCCAGCCACTCCCTAA
- a CDS encoding NADP-dependent isocitrate dehydrogenase, with amino-acid sequence MYDKITPPTTGDRITFENGEPIVPDNPIIPFIRGDGTGVDLWPASQKVFDAAVQAAYGDRRKITWFKIYAGDEACDKYGTFQYLPEDTLKAITEYGVAIKGPLTTPIGGGIRSLNVALRQINDLYACVRPCKYYNGTPSPHKNPDKLDVIVYRENTEDIYLGIEWRQGTPICDKIIEILNNELIPQTPEHGKKQIRLDSGIGIKPISKTGSQRLVRRAIQHALRLPKAKQQVTLVHKGNIMKYTEGAFRDWGYELATTEFRGECVTERESWILGNKEHNPDLSIEDNARKIEPGYDSLTPEKKAEICKEVETVLDAIWDSHGNGQWKEKVMVNDRIADSIFQQIQTRPDEYSILATMNLNGDYLSDAAAAVVGGLGMGPGANIGDTCAIFEATHGTAPKHAGLDRVNPGSLILSGVMMLEYMGWQEAADLIKAGIAGAISNREVTYDLARLMDPPVDPPLKCSEFADAIINHFHD; translated from the coding sequence ATGTACGACAAGATTACTCCTCCCACAACGGGCGATCGCATTACCTTTGAAAATGGCGAACCCATCGTTCCGGACAACCCCATCATCCCTTTCATTCGCGGTGACGGGACGGGGGTGGATCTGTGGCCCGCGTCTCAAAAGGTCTTCGATGCGGCGGTACAAGCGGCTTACGGCGATCGCCGGAAAATCACCTGGTTCAAAATCTACGCCGGGGACGAAGCTTGCGACAAGTACGGAACCTTTCAATATTTGCCGGAAGACACCCTCAAAGCGATTACAGAATACGGCGTCGCCATCAAAGGACCGCTTACCACCCCCATCGGCGGCGGGATTCGATCGCTCAATGTCGCCTTGCGCCAAATCAACGACCTCTACGCCTGCGTGCGTCCGTGCAAATATTACAATGGCACCCCGTCGCCGCACAAAAACCCGGACAAACTCGATGTCATCGTCTATCGCGAAAACACCGAAGACATTTACCTCGGGATCGAATGGCGCCAGGGGACGCCGATTTGCGACAAAATTATTGAAATTCTCAACAACGAACTGATTCCCCAAACCCCGGAACACGGCAAAAAGCAAATTCGCCTCGACTCCGGGATCGGGATCAAACCGATCAGTAAAACTGGGTCCCAACGCCTGGTTCGGCGGGCGATTCAGCACGCTTTACGCTTACCCAAAGCGAAGCAACAAGTCACCTTGGTGCATAAGGGCAACATTATGAAATACACCGAAGGGGCTTTTCGCGATTGGGGCTACGAGTTGGCGACGACGGAATTTCGTGGCGAATGCGTCACGGAACGGGAATCTTGGATTTTGGGGAATAAAGAACATAACCCCGATCTGAGTATCGAAGATAACGCCCGCAAAATCGAGCCGGGTTACGATTCGCTGACCCCGGAGAAAAAAGCGGAAATTTGTAAGGAAGTCGAAACCGTACTCGATGCGATTTGGGACAGTCACGGGAACGGACAGTGGAAAGAGAAGGTCATGGTCAACGATCGCATCGCCGACAGTATCTTCCAACAAATCCAAACCCGTCCCGACGAATATTCGATTTTGGCGACGATGAACCTCAACGGCGACTATCTCTCCGACGCGGCGGCGGCGGTGGTCGGCGGTTTGGGAATGGGTCCGGGGGCCAATATCGGCGATACTTGTGCCATTTTTGAGGCGACCCACGGAACGGCCCCAAAACATGCGGGACTCGATCGCGTCAACCCCGGTTCGTTGATTCTGTCGGGGGTGATGATGCTCGAATATATGGGATGGCAAGAAGCTGCCGATTTAATTAAAGCAGGAATTGCCGGGGCGATTTCCAATCGGGAGGTCACTTACGATCTGGCCCGCTTGATGGATCCTCCGGTGGATCCACCGTTGAAGTGTTCCGAGTTCGCCGACGCGATTATTAACCATTTCCACGATTAA